TAGATCGGCTCTTTGGCGCGCTCGGCGTCGAAACCCGGCGCGTTCGAGGCGCCAGAGCCTCTTTTCTGCTCGGCGCCGATGTCGATCGGCGGCAGCTCCGCGCCGTTGGCGTCGGTCATGGTTCCGCGCGCGGCCTGGGCGAGAATGATGGAGACGGAGCGGCCGTTTTCCGAGAGGCGATACGAGAGGTCCGTGCCGGAGAGCAGGCGATCGAGGCCTTCGCGGATCGAATAGCTGCCCAGGACGCCGGAGGTGCGGACCCGCTCGGTGAGGCGCACGTCGAAGACGATATGCAATCCGCTGCGGTCGGCGAAGGCGTTGAGCGCCGTCTCCATCGCGCCTGCCGGAATGCGATAGTCACGCAGCTGGCCGCCGCGCTCTTGCGGCGAAATCGACGCCTGCGCGCTCGTGACCGGGGCCTCCACGCCGAGCGTCATCGCGCTCAGCGCCAAGGCGATCGCCGTCGAACTCATGTTCACGCCCTTGCTCGCACGCTTTTTTCTCGCCATGGCCATTTCGTCCCGCCGTCGCAACGCCCGTCATAGAGTCTGGGCTCTCGGGAACAGGACGCGGCAGGCGAAAAAACCGGAACCTCCATCATGCAAAAAAAATCGAATGCTCGAGAAATGTTCGAATTCAATACAGAAGGATCATGTAGCGGGTGAGGTGGATCGCGCGCAGTCCGAGCGAGGCTTCTATCTCCGCCAATGATTGCAACGCGTCCTCCTCGGCGCCGAAGACGCCGGAGATGCGCTGCGCGCAGATCGTGGCGTCGATGCAATAGACATAGCCGCGATGATAGCGGCCGATGGCGGCGAGCACATCGCCGAGCGGTTGCTTGTTGACGATGAGCTTGCCGCGTCGCCACGCCGTCGCCGCATCGACGTCGACCGCCTCCGGCGCACGCGCCGTCGCATCGCGCTCGAAGCCCGTCTGCTGGCCTTGTTCGACGAGCACCGTCTTGCCGCCGCTGGAGACGCCGACGCGATGCTTGGTCACCGTCACGCGCGCGCCGGATTTTTCCAGAGCCACGTCGAAGGCGGTGCCGAGCGCGGTCACGCGGCCTTCCCCCGCCTCGACGACAAAGGGGCGCGTGGCGTCCGGCGCCACGTCGAACCAAGCTTCGCCGGAGAGCAGAGTGAGCCGCCGCTCGCCCGCCGAATAGCGCAGGGCGATGGCCGAGCGCGAGTCGAGCAGAACATGCGAGCCGTCGTCCAGCGTCACCAGCCGCTTCTCGCCGACGCCGGTGAAGTGGTCGGATTGCAGGCGGATGGCGATTTCATCATAGGTGGCGAAGGCGGCGACGGCCGTCGCCGCGGCGAAGGCGAGCGCGGCGGCCCGCATCCGGCCCGTGGCGCGCGGCGCCGGCCGCGTTTTGCGGGCCGGGCTCATGCCGGCGAGATGCCCGTATATATGTAGCACCTCGTCGAAGGCGGCGGCATGCGCGGGCTCTGCGCGCCAGCTCTCGAAGGCCGCGGCGTCGTCCGGCGGCAGGACTCCTTCACGCAGGCGCACGAACCATTCTATGGCGGCGTCCCCGGCTTCGTCCGGCGCGGGTTCCTTCGCCTGTTTCCCGGTCATGTCTCCATCCGTGCTCTCGGCGCCGCGCGGGCCGACAGTATAGATGACGCGGCTTCTGGGCGAGACGGAACCTCGAAACGGGAAAAAATCACTCGGCGTCGCTTCGCAGCGCGGCGCGGCAGGCGCGGAGCGCGAGGCCGACATGCTTGCGCGCCATGCGATCGGAAATCTCCATTCTCCGCGCCACCTCGGTGAGCGGGACATCCTGATAGATATGGAGATCGAAGGCTTCGCGGCAGCGCGGCGGTAGAGTCTCCATGGCCGCCTTCAACAGCGCCGAGCGCCTCTCATAGTCGAGCCGCTCCTCGATCGGCGTCTCCGGCGAGGGCGGATCGATCACATAATCGCCGAATTGGAGATGGCTCTCCTCGGTCTTGCGGCGGCGCGCGAAATCGCGGGCGAGATTGACGGCGATCTGCTTCAGAAAGGCCGGCGGATCGGCGATGGTCTCGGGCCGGTCGTGGCGGATCATGCGCAGGAAGGTCTCCTGCAGCAGATCCGGCGCGTCGACGGCGCCGACCTTGCGCACCAGAAAGCCGAAGAGATCGCGTTTATGGGCGAGAAACAGCTCGCGAAACCGCCAAGTCACGAATTCCGGCTTGGCGTTCGCCGGCCGATCGCCGCGCGAAGAGATCGATCGAGACAAAGGAGACGCCCTGGCTGGCGCGGAGCGCGATTGGTCCGAAAAGTCGAGACTTGCCGCTCGCCGGAGGGCGGCGGCATTCGATTTTTCTAAGCCGATGGCGGCGCGCGCGAGGACCAGGAGCTCGCCCAGCCGAGCGGCGGCGCGCGCGGCGACAGCGCCCGCGCTCCTATGCTGGCGACGCCGTCGGGGCGAACCAGCATGGGCGCGGCGGCGGGCGCGACGGCCGGCGGCTCCGCGTCGCGATCCGAGCACAAGACGCAATGATGCTCGCCGATGTGATGGGCGATGGGCCGGTCGCCGCTGTCGCGGGCGGCGGCGCAGAGCGCGCTCGCCGAAAGGCCCGGCCCGGAGGCCGCATGGGCGCGCGCCGCGGAGCCGAGCAGGGCGACGGCTTGCAACAGGGCGAGAAACACCGTAGCGCAGGCGAGAAGCCGGCGCGCCGGGCGGCGTATGGAGGAGACTGTCCTCATCGGCCGCGAAAATAGGTCCGCGGGAATTGGCTGGTCAATGAGCGAGCGCCGGCGCGGCCCACTATCCGAGCCGCTGTTGCGCGGCGGACACAGTCCCGGCCGCGCCGGACGGCTTTCGACCGGCGGATATACATCTTATCATGCGACAGCCGGCCGCCGCCGGGACCAGTCGAACGGAGAGAGGCCGGCCATGTTCCTGACGCGAGACGACGCTCTTGCCCTCGTCCAGCGCCTGCTCGCGTCGTCGACGGCGAATTCCTGCGTCATTCGGGTCGATGGCGAGGAGGCGCAGAGCCTGCGTTTCGCCGGCGGCGGCGTGACCACCAATGTCGCGACGGCGCGGGTGACGACGCGCGTCGAGTCGCATGTCGGCGGGCGCGTCGGCGCGGTCTCGGCAGGCGGCCTCGAGCCGGAGGATATCGCCCGCGCCGTGGCGCGCTCGGAGGAGATCGCGCGCCTGCTGCCGGAGGATCCGGAATTTCTGGCGCCGCTCGGGGCGCAGAGCTATCCCCACTCCGCGCGCTATGACGAGGAGACGGCGGCGCTCGATCTCGGCTTTCTCGCGCAGGCGACGGCGCGCGTCGTCGCCGAGGGAGCCGCGCGCTCGGTGAACATGTTCGGCTGCGCCGCCGCCGGACGGCGTTTCACGGCGCTGGCGTCGAGCGGCGGCCTGTTCGCCTATGACCGCGAGAGCTTCGTCGATCTCTCGACGACGGCGCGCCATCGCAACGACGGCTGGTCCGGCTGGGCGGGCGCGCGCCATTCGGCGGTCGCGCGTCTCGATCCCGCCGCCATCGGCCGCCGCGCCGCGCTGAAGGCCGCGCGCGACGAGGAGCCGCTCGATCTCGAGCCCGGACGTTATACCGTCATTCTCGAGCCGACAGCGGTGGGCGAACTCGCCCAATGGCTGATGTGGATGCTGCGCGCGCGTCCGGCCGACGAGGGCCGCAGCTTCTTCTCCCGGGCCGGCGGAGGGACGCGGCTCGGCGAGACTTTATTCAGTCCCGAATTCTCCATCGGCTCCGATCCGCGCGACGAGAACGCGCCCGAGGCGCCCTTCGGCGACGAGGGGCTCGCGCAGGAGGCGCGGCTCTGGGTGGAGAGGGGCGTGCTGCGGAGCCTCGCCCGCCCCCGCTTCTGGGCGCAGAAGACGGGCGCGGAGGCGATCCCACCGGCGGCGAATTTCACCGTGGCGGGCGGGCCGACCAGTCTCGAGGAGATGATCCGCGGCGTGCGGCGCGGCATATTGGTGACGCGCTTCTGGTACACCAATCTCGTCGAGCCGCGCAGCCTGCTGCTCACCGGACTGACGCGCGACGGCAATTTCCTCATCGAGAACGGCGAGATCGTCGCGCCCGTGCGCAATATGCGCTTCAATGAAAATCTCGACGGCGTCTTCTCGCGCATAGCGGCGATCGGCGCGAGCGAGTGCGTGAAGACCGAGATGGGAGGCGCGGCGATCTCAGCGCCGCCCATGCGGATCGAGGGCTTCGAGTTCTCGTCCAAGTCGAGCGGAATTTGACGATTTCGCCCGGCGATCTCCGCCGCCTCATCCGGCGCGCGGCGCCTCGTCATAGGATTTCTCTTCCACGATCGCCGAGCCGCAGGCCAGATTGATGCGGCGTTTCAGCGCCGCGCGATGGTCGTTGCGCTGATAGACGCTGCGCGCGAGCGCGATGAACTCCTCGCCGAAATCGCTCCGCTTCTCGTAATTGCGAATGTGGTCCTCTATGTCCCACAAAGCGAGATTGGTGTCTTTGAGCTCCAGCGCCAGCGCATCGAGCGCGCCGCCTGCAAAGCCGCGATCGTCGCGCAGGCCCTGCAGCAATGCGAGCTCGCGCGCCACATTGGCGCGTTTGGCGGCGTCGGCGATCTTCTCCGCCTTTATCTCGAGAATCGTGATGCGGTCGATGAGGTCGCCGACCGAGCCCGGAATGAGAATGGCGTCGGCCTGCTCGGGACGTCCATGCGGCGCCGCGAGCGCTTCGAGCTCTTGCGCCATGCGCGCGAAGACGTCGCTCCAATCGCCGCGCCTCGCCTGACGGAACAGCCGCGCGCTGCGATACCAGGGGCTGTCCTCGCGCTCCAATTGCCAGCGCCATTCGGGCGCATGTTTGATCGCGATCCACACCGGCTTGCCGAGCCCGCCGGCGAGATGGGCGATGGAGGTGTCGATCGTCACGACGAGATCGAGATTTTCGATGACCGCCGCCGTATCGAGGAAAGCGTCCGGCCCGGCGTCGAAATCGTCGCCGAGCGCCTCGACGCGCATGGGCGCGTCGCGCAATTGATCGGCGCCGAAATTCTTCTGCAGGCTGAAGAGTCGCACGCCGGCGACGGCGCCGAGCGGCGCGAAGGCGAAGAGCGGCGCGGCGCGCGCATGATCGGAGCGCGAATGCGAGCTGCCGTGCCAGGCGATGCCGACCTTCAATCCTTCGCCGGAAAGACGTTCGCGCCAGAGCGCGACGCGCTCCGGCTCGGCGCGCAGATAAGGCTCGCCCGGAATCGTCGTCGCGCGCGTCCCGAAGGCGCGCGGCAGGCTGCATAGCGTGACGCAATAATCATAGGCCGCGTCCTCTGCCGGCGCGGCGACGATCTCCACCGCTTCGCCGAGGCCGCGCATCACGCGCTGCAACGAGGGGCGGCAATGATAGGCGACCTTCGCGCCCGCCTGCGCCAGCATCGGCGCGTAGCGGATGAATTGCAGCGCGTCGCCGAGGCCGGCCTCGTCCAGAATGAGGATCGACTTGCCGGCGACGGGCTCGCCGCGCCACTCCGGCCAGCGATAGGCGACTTCAGCCTTGGGGCGGTCGTCGAGCACCCAGCGATGCTCGAAGAGCTCGAGGCCTGCTTCGAACTCGCCGCGCAGCAGCAGCAGCGTGCCCTTGTTGGCTTTCGTCTCCGCATGGCGCGGATCGATGGCGAGCGCGCGGTCGAACTCGGCGCGCGCCTCGTCGAAACGGCCGAGCTCCTTCAGCACGATGCCGCGCCCGCAATGCACATCCGGTTCACTATCGGCGAGGCGCAGCGCCTCGTCGAAGGAGGCGAGCGCCGCGTCGAGATCGGAGCGGCGCATCTCCACCATGCCGCGGCAGCGCCACGCCAGCGCGAAAGTGGCGTCGGCCGCAATCGCCGCGAGCGCGGATTCATGCGCCTCCTCGAGCCGGCCGAGCTCGAACAGAGTCATGCCGCGATTGGTCAGCAGCTTCGGATCGCCCGGCGCATGCGCGAGCGCCTCGTCGAAAATGGTGAGCGCCGCGACATGTCGCTTGGTTTCGTGCAGCGCATTGGCTTTTGTCAACAGCGCGGGGACATGGCCGGGCGCGATGCTCAGCACGGTGTCGCAGAAGGAGACGGCCTCCTCGAAGAAGCGCAGCGCGACGAGCGCGGCGAGCGCGCCATCGGCCGCGTCGAGATAGGTGGGGTCGAGCGCGAAGGCGCGCGCGAAGCAATCGAGCGCCTCCTCATGGCGCGCGAGGCGCGCCAGCGAAACCGCCTTGTTGCGCAGCGGCGAGGGATCGGCAGGGAGCAGCGCGATGGCGTGGTCGTAGTTTTCTATCGCGCCCGCATCGTCTCCCATCGCGTGCAGTGAGAGGCCGCGATTGGCGAAGCCCTGCGCATGGTTCGGCGCCTGCGCCAGCAATCGTCCATAGGCGTCGACGGCCTCGGCGCAGCGCCCGGCCATTTGCAGCGCGGCGCCGTAATTCAGCCATCCCTCGACATTGGCGGGATCGAGCCGCAGCGATCTCTCGTGATCGCCGATCGCCGCCTCGACGCGTCCAGATTTCTGCAACGCCACAGCGCGGCCGTAGAGCGCCTGCGCATGGTTCGGATCGATCGTGATCGCTTTGCCGAAATGATCGATCGCCGCAGCGTCCTGCCCGAGCGAGACGCGAATGAGGCCGGCGAGATAGCTCGCGAAAGCGTGGCGATCGACGAGATTGCGGGATGCGTCGATTTTACGCAGCGCGGTCGCAAGATCGTCCGCTTGCAGGCTCGCCATCAGCTCGGCGAGGAATTCGCTCGCATCGGTCGGCCGCGGCGCGGCGGCCATAAGTCGTTTCTGCTGTTTCGATTTCAACGCATAGGCCTCGACGCAGAGGGACGAAGCTTTCGACTAACGAGGCGAGCTTGTCTCGGACTGACGTTACATTGTTTCGGCGCCTGCGCGCCTGTGCGACGCAATGACGATTTATGACGTGTTAGTAATGCCGAAACTTCCCAAATCGCTTAATCCGTTAGAGGCGGGAATGCGCGAATCGATTCGCCTATGTTGGGAGAGAGGCGCGCCCGATGGTTAACGAATTGCGGGAGCAGAAGATGACCGAGTCTTTGAAGAGTGGCTCGTCGCTCGACGACAGTCTGGCGTTCATGGAGATGAACGAGTCCACCCGCTCCGCCCTGCGTCAGGTCAAGCCTGTCATCGCGCGTGCGCTCGGTCCGGCTCTCGACGCTTTCTACGAGAAGGTTCGCGGCGACTCGAGATTGCGCGGCTTCTTCTCGGACGAGCGCCATATGGCGGCGGCGAAATCCGCGCAGATGCGGCATTGGGCGCAGATCACCGAGGCCGAGTTCGGCGTGGAATATGTGCGCATGGTGACGGCCGTCGGCCAGGCGCACGCCCGCATCGGCTTGGAGCCGAGCTTCTATATCTCCGCCTATGCGCTCATCACCGAGCGCCTGATCCAAGCCATCGTCGAGGACAATCTCTCGGGCTCCATGCTGGCCGGCAAGACGCGCGTCGATCGCACCTCCCGCGGCGTCGCGGCGCTGGTCAAGGCGGTGTTCCTCGACATGAATCTCTCCGTCTCCGTCTATCTCGACGTGCTGCGCGAGGAGCGCCGCAGCGCCGAGGCGCAGCGCGCGGAGGCCGAGGCGCATCAGCGCCATGCGCTCGACATAATGGCGCATGCGCTCGAGGAGCTCGCCCGCGGCGATCTTCAGCGGCGCGTCGTCGACAAGCTCGACGGCGGCTTCGACAAGATCAAGGAAGACTTCAACAATGCGGCCGCCAAGCTCGCCACGGCCTTCGCCGATGTGGGAGAATCGGCGAGCGCGATCCGTTCGTCGAGCGTCGAGATCGCCAAGGCCTCCGACAATCTCGCGCGCCGCACCGAGGCGCAGGCCGCCAATCTCGAAGAGACGGCCGCGGCGCTCGAGGAGATCACCGCGACGGTGAACAAGACCGCCGACAGCACGCGCCATGCGAGCGAGGTCTTCGAGGTGACGCGCTCCGACGCCGAGAAGGGCGGCTCCATCGTGCGCGACGCGGTGGAGGCGATGCGGCGCATAGAGAATTCGACGCGCGACATCGGCAAGATCATCGGCGTCATCGACGAGATCGCCTTTCAGACCAATCTTCTGGCGCTCAACGCCGGCGTCGAGGCGGCGCGCGCGGGTGAGGCGGGACGCGGCTTCGCCGTCGTCGCCTCGGAAGTGCGCGCGCTGGCGCAGCGCTCGGCCGAGGCGGCCAAGGAGATCAAGGCGCTGATCGCCGCCTCCACCTCGCAGGTCGAGAATGGCGTGGTGCTGGTGACGGAGACGGGCGCGGCGCTGGAGCGCATCGTTTCGCAGGTCGGCGAGGTGAGCGGCGTGGTGCGGGACATCGCCGCCGGCTCGCGCGAGCAGGCGACGGGCCTCACCGAGGTGAATCGCGCGGTCGGCCAGCTCGACAGCATGACGCAGCAGAACGCCACAATGGTCGAGGAGACGACGGCGGCCAGTCACAGCCTCAGTCATGAGGCGGAGGAGCTCGCCAGCCTCATCTCCGTGTTCCGTCTCGAGCGCGGCGAGAGCGCGCGTTCGGCTTCCGTTCCGCGCGCCAGCGAGCGGCGAAGCGA
This genomic window from Methylosinus sp. H3A contains:
- a CDS encoding TldD/PmbA family protein codes for the protein MFLTRDDALALVQRLLASSTANSCVIRVDGEEAQSLRFAGGGVTTNVATARVTTRVESHVGGRVGAVSAGGLEPEDIARAVARSEEIARLLPEDPEFLAPLGAQSYPHSARYDEETAALDLGFLAQATARVVAEGAARSVNMFGCAAAGRRFTALASSGGLFAYDRESFVDLSTTARHRNDGWSGWAGARHSAVARLDPAAIGRRAALKAARDEEPLDLEPGRYTVILEPTAVGELAQWLMWMLRARPADEGRSFFSRAGGGTRLGETLFSPEFSIGSDPRDENAPEAPFGDEGLAQEARLWVERGVLRSLARPRFWAQKTGAEAIPPAANFTVAGGPTSLEEMIRGVRRGILVTRFWYTNLVEPRSLLLTGLTRDGNFLIENGEIVAPVRNMRFNENLDGVFSRIAAIGASECVKTEMGGAAISAPPMRIEGFEFSSKSSGI
- a CDS encoding FecR family protein, producing MTGKQAKEPAPDEAGDAAIEWFVRLREGVLPPDDAAAFESWRAEPAHAAAFDEVLHIYGHLAGMSPARKTRPAPRATGRMRAAALAFAAATAVAAFATYDEIAIRLQSDHFTGVGEKRLVTLDDGSHVLLDSRSAIALRYSAGERRLTLLSGEAWFDVAPDATRPFVVEAGEGRVTALGTAFDVALEKSGARVTVTKHRVGVSSGGKTVLVEQGQQTGFERDATARAPEAVDVDAATAWRRGKLIVNKQPLGDVLAAIGRYHRGYVYCIDATICAQRISGVFGAEEDALQSLAEIEASLGLRAIHLTRYMILLY
- a CDS encoding methyl-accepting chemotaxis protein, with the protein product MTESLKSGSSLDDSLAFMEMNESTRSALRQVKPVIARALGPALDAFYEKVRGDSRLRGFFSDERHMAAAKSAQMRHWAQITEAEFGVEYVRMVTAVGQAHARIGLEPSFYISAYALITERLIQAIVEDNLSGSMLAGKTRVDRTSRGVAALVKAVFLDMNLSVSVYLDVLREERRSAEAQRAEAEAHQRHALDIMAHALEELARGDLQRRVVDKLDGGFDKIKEDFNNAAAKLATAFADVGESASAIRSSSVEIAKASDNLARRTEAQAANLEETAAALEEITATVNKTADSTRHASEVFEVTRSDAEKGGSIVRDAVEAMRRIENSTRDIGKIIGVIDEIAFQTNLLALNAGVEAARAGEAGRGFAVVASEVRALAQRSAEAAKEIKALIAASTSQVENGVVLVTETGAALERIVSQVGEVSGVVRDIAAGSREQATGLTEVNRAVGQLDSMTQQNATMVEETTAASHSLSHEAEELASLISVFRLERGESARSASVPRASERRSEAAPARRRVAAAGGRGASAPAADESWEEF
- a CDS encoding DUF2946 family protein, with protein sequence MRTVSSIRRPARRLLACATVFLALLQAVALLGSAARAHAASGPGLSASALCAAARDSGDRPIAHHIGEHHCVLCSDRDAEPPAVAPAAAPMLVRPDGVASIGARALSPRAPPLGWASSWSSRAPPSA
- a CDS encoding DUF6165 family protein, whose protein sequence is MAAAPRPTDASEFLAELMASLQADDLATALRKIDASRNLVDRHAFASYLAGLIRVSLGQDAAAIDHFGKAITIDPNHAQALYGRAVALQKSGRVEAAIGDHERSLRLDPANVEGWLNYGAALQMAGRCAEAVDAYGRLLAQAPNHAQGFANRGLSLHAMGDDAGAIENYDHAIALLPADPSPLRNKAVSLARLARHEEALDCFARAFALDPTYLDAADGALAALVALRFFEEAVSFCDTVLSIAPGHVPALLTKANALHETKRHVAALTIFDEALAHAPGDPKLLTNRGMTLFELGRLEEAHESALAAIAADATFALAWRCRGMVEMRRSDLDAALASFDEALRLADSEPDVHCGRGIVLKELGRFDEARAEFDRALAIDPRHAETKANKGTLLLLRGEFEAGLELFEHRWVLDDRPKAEVAYRWPEWRGEPVAGKSILILDEAGLGDALQFIRYAPMLAQAGAKVAYHCRPSLQRVMRGLGEAVEIVAAPAEDAAYDYCVTLCSLPRAFGTRATTIPGEPYLRAEPERVALWRERLSGEGLKVGIAWHGSSHSRSDHARAAPLFAFAPLGAVAGVRLFSLQKNFGADQLRDAPMRVEALGDDFDAGPDAFLDTAAVIENLDLVVTIDTSIAHLAGGLGKPVWIAIKHAPEWRWQLEREDSPWYRSARLFRQARRGDWSDVFARMAQELEALAAPHGRPEQADAILIPGSVGDLIDRITILEIKAEKIADAAKRANVARELALLQGLRDDRGFAGGALDALALELKDTNLALWDIEDHIRNYEKRSDFGEEFIALARSVYQRNDHRAALKRRINLACGSAIVEEKSYDEAPRAG
- a CDS encoding RNA polymerase sigma factor, yielding MSRSISSRGDRPANAKPEFVTWRFRELFLAHKRDLFGFLVRKVGAVDAPDLLQETFLRMIRHDRPETIADPPAFLKQIAVNLARDFARRRKTEESHLQFGDYVIDPPSPETPIEERLDYERRSALLKAAMETLPPRCREAFDLHIYQDVPLTEVARRMEISDRMARKHVGLALRACRAALRSDAE